Proteins encoded together in one Clostridium felsineum DSM 794 window:
- a CDS encoding NAD(P)/FAD-dependent oxidoreductase: protein MEVAIMGAGMSGLSCAITLERHGIKPTIFEKRNRVGDRFVNGEATFSILNRPIKDDLQYLKENYDIKLTPTDMIRKLVFHSKNEIGSIDGPIGYVNIRGRHENSYECQLEEQLEAEINFNSTYEYEQLCKEFECVVLATGDGAYATKLGNYRCDLTTTIKGVTVEGEFLTNITHVWFNYDVIPKGYAWLIPFTEKEANLVIAYPDYPNNIKLDINTVWETFYSIACKDLDQNFRITDKFEITNYMMGICDRPIIDNTYFVGNCFGTISPGLGFGQFASVLTGVYSAYDLCNLGKYDEFVKPLFENYNNSIVLRRLLENLNNDNIDLIVRNLDNKLMDRLINEIASNKSHLEILKALTPTMKLWNNYKKSKV from the coding sequence GTGGAAGTTGCTATTATGGGCGCAGGAATGTCTGGTCTATCTTGTGCTATAACATTAGAAAGGCATGGAATTAAACCAACTATTTTCGAAAAGCGAAATCGTGTGGGAGATAGATTTGTTAATGGAGAAGCTACCTTTAGCATATTAAATAGACCTATTAAAGATGATTTACAGTACCTTAAAGAAAATTATGATATAAAATTAACTCCTACAGATATGATTAGAAAGCTAGTTTTTCATTCTAAAAATGAAATTGGAAGCATTGATGGACCTATAGGTTATGTTAATATTAGGGGTCGACATGAAAATTCTTATGAATGTCAATTAGAAGAACAATTAGAAGCTGAAATAAACTTTAATTCTACTTATGAGTATGAACAATTATGTAAGGAATTTGAATGTGTAGTCTTAGCAACAGGAGATGGAGCTTATGCTACTAAACTAGGTAATTATAGATGCGACCTTACCACTACTATAAAAGGGGTTACGGTTGAAGGCGAATTTCTTACGAATATTACTCATGTCTGGTTTAATTATGATGTAATACCCAAAGGCTACGCTTGGCTAATACCTTTTACAGAAAAAGAAGCTAATTTGGTTATCGCTTATCCTGATTATCCAAACAATATAAAGTTAGATATAAATACTGTATGGGAAACCTTTTATAGTATAGCTTGCAAGGATTTAGATCAAAATTTTAGAATAACTGATAAATTTGAGATTACAAATTATATGATGGGAATATGTGATAGGCCAATAATTGATAATACATATTTCGTTGGAAATTGCTTTGGTACAATTTCACCTGGGCTTGGCTTTGGGCAATTTGCATCAGTATTAACAGGTGTTTATTCAGCCTATGATTTATGTAATTTAGGTAAATATGATGAGTTTGTAAAACCTTTATTTGAGAACTACAACAATTCAATTGTTTTGAGAAGACTTTTAGAGAACTTAAATAATGATAATATAGATCTAATAGTCAGAAATTTGGATAACAAATTGATGGATAGATTAATTAATGAAATAGCAAGTAATAAAAGCCATCTTGAGATACTTAAAGCCTTAACGCCAACCATGAAACTTTGGAACAATTATAAGAAGTCAAAAGTTTAA